One Sphingomonas sp. SUN039 genomic window carries:
- a CDS encoding pyridoxine 5'-phosphate synthase yields MTLRLGVNIDHVATIRNARGGEHPDPMRAVRIVEEAGGDGITVHLREDRRHIRDADLDMLMAETALPVNLEMAATEEMVAIALRHRPHAACIVPERREERTTEGGLDAAGQHNHLAPLVAQLLDAGIRVSLFIEPDARQIDAALRLRAPVVELHTGKYAHGDADGAELRRLADAAALCVKNGIEPHAGHGLTFDNVVPVAAIPQLAELNIGHYLVGEAIFIGLEESVRRMKALMESAR; encoded by the coding sequence ATGACGTTGAGGTTAGGCGTCAACATCGATCATGTCGCGACCATCCGCAATGCGCGCGGGGGTGAGCATCCCGACCCAATGCGCGCGGTGCGGATCGTCGAGGAAGCAGGCGGTGACGGGATCACCGTGCACCTGCGCGAAGATCGGCGGCACATCCGCGATGCCGATCTCGACATGCTGATGGCTGAAACTGCGCTGCCGGTGAATCTCGAAATGGCGGCGACCGAGGAAATGGTTGCCATCGCGCTGCGCCACCGGCCTCATGCGGCGTGTATCGTCCCCGAACGGCGCGAGGAACGCACGACCGAAGGCGGACTCGACGCGGCGGGGCAGCACAACCACCTTGCGCCGCTGGTCGCGCAATTGCTCGATGCGGGCATCCGCGTAAGCCTGTTTATCGAACCCGATGCCCGCCAGATCGACGCCGCACTCCGCCTGCGCGCACCGGTGGTCGAGCTGCATACCGGGAAATACGCGCATGGCGATGCGGACGGCGCGGAGCTGCGCCGCCTTGCCGACGCCGCCGCGCTGTGCGTCAAGAACGGTATCGAGCCGCATGCGGGGCACGGGCTTACTTTCGACAATGTCGTGCCGGTTGCTGCGATCCCGCAGCTCGCCGAACTGAATATTGGGCATTATCTGGTGGGTGAGGCGATCTTCATCGGGCTGGAGGAAAGCGTGCGACGCATGAAGGCGCTGATGGAGTCGGCGCGGTGA
- the pyrE gene encoding orotate phosphoribosyltransferase, producing MTDDEVLAEFRAADALLEGHFILSSGLRSPRYLQCARVLADPKRGARLAEALAARLPGDLAIDIVVSPAMGGVIAGHEMGRALGVEAVFLERPEGVFELRRGFRLSPGQRVLMMEDVVTTGLSSREAIAAIHRAGGVVVAAAALVDRSDGAADLGVPFYPLIRLSVPTYAADALPPELAAIPAAKPGSRAA from the coding sequence GTGACCGACGACGAGGTGCTGGCGGAATTCAGGGCGGCGGACGCGCTGCTCGAGGGGCATTTCATCCTGTCGTCGGGGCTGCGCTCGCCCCGTTACCTGCAATGCGCGCGCGTGCTGGCCGATCCGAAACGGGGCGCGCGGCTGGCCGAGGCGCTGGCAGCCCGCCTGCCCGGCGATCTGGCCATCGACATCGTCGTGTCGCCCGCGATGGGCGGGGTGATCGCAGGGCACGAGATGGGCCGCGCGCTGGGCGTCGAAGCAGTATTCCTTGAGCGGCCCGAGGGCGTGTTCGAGCTGCGGCGGGGCTTCCGCCTGTCGCCCGGTCAGCGCGTGCTGATGATGGAAGATGTCGTCACCACCGGGCTGAGTTCGCGCGAGGCGATTGCCGCCATCCATCGCGCGGGCGGTGTCGTGGTCGCTGCCGCTGCACTGGTCGACCGGTCCGACGGAGCCGCGGACCTCGGGGTGCCCTTCTATCCGCTTATCCGCCTGTCGGTCCCGACCTATGCTGCCGATGCGCTGCCGCCCGAGCTCGCGGCCATTCCTGCCGCCAAGCCCGGGAGCCGCGCGGCATGA
- a CDS encoding AI-2E family transporter: MQLDQDALIDRRVFRTTVIILATAAAAYAMWKLADLLLLVFACALIGLIFFNLARWMVQRTGLNFGIALALSVVGILATLAGAFWFFGNSLSGEFAELALRLPAAWEVFRARFAETPIGAEFFRRAGDLVPSGQSIVGFATGLLTSLGTIVSALAIVIVGGIYLAAQPRLYGKGVIMLTPESARGKVTRTFIAVAHSLNAWLLGQGIGMVFVGVATTLGLWLVGVPAAPAIGLVAGLCEFVPYLGTIVVVLPSVILAFGQSTTMGIWTIVVLVAVQQIQGNVVMPLLQSRMVELPPALTIFSLVALGVLLGPVGVILATPITVVAMVIVKAVYVNPSDLEPDEREELKGAS; this comes from the coding sequence GTGCAACTCGACCAGGACGCGCTGATCGACCGGCGGGTGTTCCGCACGACCGTCATCATTCTGGCGACGGCGGCGGCGGCCTATGCGATGTGGAAACTGGCCGACCTGTTGTTGCTGGTGTTCGCCTGCGCGCTGATCGGACTCATTTTCTTCAATCTCGCGCGGTGGATGGTCCAGCGCACCGGTCTCAATTTCGGCATTGCGCTCGCCTTGTCGGTCGTGGGCATCCTTGCGACCTTGGCCGGCGCGTTCTGGTTCTTCGGCAATTCGCTGTCGGGCGAATTCGCCGAACTTGCCCTGCGGCTGCCCGCCGCCTGGGAAGTGTTCCGTGCGCGCTTTGCCGAGACGCCGATCGGGGCCGAGTTCTTTCGCCGCGCGGGCGATCTCGTCCCCAGCGGCCAGAGCATTGTCGGCTTCGCGACCGGCCTGCTGACCAGCCTTGGCACTATCGTCTCGGCGCTGGCCATCGTCATCGTCGGCGGCATCTATCTCGCTGCCCAGCCGCGTCTCTATGGCAAGGGCGTCATCATGCTGACCCCCGAATCGGCGCGCGGCAAGGTGACGCGGACCTTTATCGCGGTCGCCCATTCGCTCAATGCCTGGCTGCTGGGCCAAGGGATCGGCATGGTCTTCGTCGGGGTGGCGACGACGCTCGGCCTGTGGCTCGTCGGCGTCCCCGCCGCGCCCGCGATCGGGCTGGTCGCGGGCCTCTGCGAATTCGTGCCCTATCTTGGCACCATCGTCGTCGTCCTGCCCTCGGTTATCCTCGCGTTCGGCCAGAGCACGACCATGGGTATCTGGACCATCGTCGTGCTGGTGGCGGTGCAGCAGATCCAGGGCAATGTCGTGATGCCGCTGTTGCAAAGCCGCATGGTAGAACTGCCGCCCGCGCTGACGATCTTCAGCCTGGTGGCGCTCGGTGTCCTGCTCGGACCCGTAGGCGTCATCCTCGCCACGCCGATCACGGTGGTCGCGATGGTCATCGTCAAGGCAGTCTATGTGAACCCCAGCGACCTCGAACCCGACGAGCGCGAGGAACTCAAGGGCGCGTCCTAG
- the lepB gene encoding signal peptidase I, whose translation MPKTDWKAEAKSIGLLLLAVLGFHSFIAKPFYIPSESMMPGLLVGDQLVVSKFAYGYSYVSPTIPNPVNIFRSLVLRQTVDSWAFQLPAMKGRLFGSLPERGDVVIASPPGKSQDYIKRAIGLPGDRIEVRGGIVILNGVPVKRGPVTLRPIPVDADEPCTDPKYADYRTAAADGSVTCALPVVRETLPNGRSYDTIDLGYDPTVDDYPATTIPAGHVFLMGDNRDNSADSRVAEAQGGLGGPLPWENLGGRAEFISFSLDGSQHWYNPFSWFGALRGGRAGTSLHPSTKG comes from the coding sequence ATGCCCAAGACCGACTGGAAGGCGGAAGCGAAAAGCATCGGCCTGTTGCTGCTCGCGGTGCTCGGTTTCCACAGCTTCATTGCCAAGCCGTTCTACATTCCGTCCGAATCGATGATGCCGGGGCTGCTGGTCGGCGACCAGCTCGTCGTCAGCAAATTCGCCTATGGCTATTCTTACGTCTCGCCGACGATCCCCAATCCGGTGAACATTTTCCGCAGTCTGGTCCTGCGCCAGACCGTCGACAGCTGGGCGTTCCAGCTGCCCGCGATGAAGGGGCGGTTGTTCGGCAGCCTGCCCGAACGCGGCGATGTCGTCATCGCCTCGCCGCCGGGCAAGTCGCAGGACTATATCAAGCGCGCCATCGGCTTGCCGGGCGACCGGATCGAAGTGCGCGGCGGCATCGTCATCCTGAACGGCGTGCCGGTGAAGCGCGGCCCGGTAACCTTGCGCCCCATCCCGGTCGATGCCGACGAACCGTGCACCGACCCGAAATACGCCGATTACCGCACCGCTGCCGCCGACGGGTCGGTGACCTGTGCGCTGCCGGTGGTGCGCGAAACCCTGCCCAACGGGCGCAGCTACGATACGATCGACCTGGGCTACGACCCGACGGTCGACGATTATCCCGCGACGACAATCCCGGCAGGCCATGTCTTCCTGATGGGCGACAATCGCGACAATTCGGCCGACAGCCGCGTGGCTGAGGCGCAGGGCGGACTCGGTGGGCCGTTACCGTGGGAGAACCTCGGCGGCCGCGCCGAGTTCATCAGTTTCTCGCTCGACGGATCGCAGCACTGGTACAACCCGTTCAGCTGGTTCGGCGCGCTGCGCGGCGGGCGGGCAGGGACGAGCCTGCACCCGAGCACCAAGGGGTAA
- the acpS gene encoding holo-ACP synthase, translating to MIVGLGSDLCNIERIQNSLDRFGERFENRVFTPLERAKAQRRPFTKAGTYAKRFAAKEAFSKAVGTGFKRGVFMKDIGVINAPSGAPTLALEGGAKVALDALIPDGYEARVHLTLTDDHPWAQAFVIIEAVKAEDLPKVAV from the coding sequence ATGATCGTCGGCCTCGGTTCCGATCTCTGCAACATCGAGCGCATCCAGAATTCGCTCGACCGGTTCGGGGAGCGGTTCGAGAACCGCGTGTTCACCCCGCTCGAACGCGCCAAGGCGCAGCGGCGTCCGTTCACCAAGGCAGGCACCTACGCCAAGCGCTTCGCCGCCAAAGAGGCCTTCTCCAAAGCTGTCGGCACCGGGTTCAAACGCGGCGTGTTCATGAAGGACATCGGCGTCATCAACGCCCCCTCGGGCGCACCGACGCTCGCGCTCGAAGGCGGGGCGAAGGTCGCGCTCGACGCGCTGATTCCGGACGGGTATGAGGCGCGGGTTCATCTGACGCTCACCGACGACCATCCATGGGCGCAGGCGTTCGTCATTATCGAGGCCGTGAAGGCCGAAGACCTGCCGAAAGTAGCCGTGTGA
- the ctaD gene encoding cytochrome c oxidase subunit I, whose protein sequence is MTAATANAFQAHADDHAHDADHKPGFFARWFMSTNHKDIGTLYLIFAITAGIIGGAISGLMRMELAQPGIQYLGMWTSMMGGDGSNLNEALHMWNVLITAHGLIMVFFMVMPAMIGGFGNWFVPIMIGAPDMAFPRMNNISFWLLVPSFSLLLGSSFFSGGTGMGAGTGWTVYAPLSTVGSQGPAVDMAILSLHLAGASSILGAINFITTIFNMRAPGMTLHKMPLFVWSVLVTAFLLLLALPVLAAAITMLLTDRNFGTTFFDAAGGGNPVLYQHLFWFFGHPEVYIMILPGFGIVSQVISTFSKKPVFGYLGMAYAMVAIGVVGFIVWAHHMFTTGLSVNMKMYFTAATMVIAVPTGIKIFSWIATMWGGSLSFKTPMMWAIGFIFMFTVGGVTGVVLANGGIDTYMQDTYYVVAHFHYVLSLGAVFSLFAGFYYWFGKMSGRQYNEFLGQVHFWMFFIGVNVLFFPMHFLGLDGMPRRIPDYPDAYAYWNHIATTYGYSLMALSMGVFFVNLFWSLLAGKKAEGNYWGEGATTLEWTLSSPPPYHQFETLPVVD, encoded by the coding sequence ATGACTGCTGCAACCGCAAACGCCTTTCAGGCTCACGCCGACGACCACGCGCATGACGCGGACCACAAGCCCGGGTTTTTTGCCCGCTGGTTCATGTCGACCAACCACAAGGACATCGGGACGCTCTACCTGATCTTCGCGATTACCGCCGGGATTATCGGCGGCGCGATTTCGGGCCTGATGCGAATGGAACTGGCGCAGCCCGGGATTCAATATCTCGGCATGTGGACGTCGATGATGGGCGGCGACGGGTCGAACCTCAACGAAGCGCTCCATATGTGGAACGTGCTCATCACCGCGCACGGCCTGATCATGGTGTTCTTCATGGTCATGCCCGCGATGATCGGCGGCTTCGGCAACTGGTTCGTGCCGATCATGATCGGCGCGCCCGACATGGCCTTCCCGCGCATGAACAACATCTCGTTCTGGCTGCTGGTACCCAGCTTCTCGCTTTTGCTCGGTTCGTCGTTCTTTTCGGGCGGCACCGGCATGGGTGCAGGCACCGGCTGGACGGTCTACGCGCCGCTGTCGACCGTCGGGTCGCAGGGTCCGGCTGTCGATATGGCGATCCTGTCGCTCCACCTCGCGGGTGCCTCGTCGATTCTCGGCGCGATCAATTTCATCACGACCATTTTCAACATGCGCGCGCCGGGGATGACACTGCACAAGATGCCGCTGTTCGTGTGGTCGGTGCTGGTCACCGCCTTCCTGCTGCTACTTGCCCTGCCGGTGCTCGCGGCGGCGATCACGATGCTGCTCACCGACCGCAATTTCGGTACGACCTTCTTCGATGCGGCGGGCGGCGGTAACCCCGTCCTTTACCAGCATCTCTTCTGGTTCTTCGGCCATCCCGAAGTGTACATCATGATCCTGCCGGGCTTCGGCATCGTCAGCCAGGTGATCTCGACCTTCTCGAAAAAGCCGGTCTTCGGCTATCTCGGCATGGCGTACGCGATGGTCGCGATCGGCGTTGTCGGCTTCATCGTGTGGGCCCACCACATGTTCACCACCGGTCTCAGCGTGAACATGAAAATGTATTTCACGGCGGCGACGATGGTGATCGCGGTGCCGACCGGCATCAAGATCTTCAGCTGGATCGCGACGATGTGGGGCGGCTCGCTGTCGTTCAAGACGCCGATGATGTGGGCGATCGGGTTCATCTTCATGTTCACCGTCGGCGGCGTGACCGGCGTCGTGCTCGCCAACGGCGGCATCGATACGTACATGCAGGACACTTATTACGTCGTGGCGCACTTCCATTATGTGCTGTCGCTGGGCGCGGTGTTCAGCCTGTTCGCGGGCTTCTATTACTGGTTCGGCAAGATGTCGGGGCGGCAGTACAACGAGTTCCTCGGCCAGGTGCATTTCTGGATGTTCTTCATCGGCGTGAACGTGCTGTTCTTCCCGATGCATTTCCTCGGCCTCGACGGCATGCCGCGGCGCATTCCGGATTATCCGGACGCCTATGCGTACTGGAACCACATCGCCACGACCTATGGCTATTCGCTGATGGCGCTGTCGATGGGCGTGTTCTTCGTGAACCTGTTCTGGTCGCTGCTCGCGGGCAAAAAGGCGGAAGGGAATTACTGGGGCGAAGGGGCGACGACGCTCGAATGGACGCTGTCGAGCCCGCCGCCGTACCACCAGTTCGAGACGCTGCCGGTGGTGGACTGA
- the coxB gene encoding cytochrome c oxidase subunit II, producing MRLLTPVLIALGLAFSAPVIAQGTPVAATATATNATVAATPAIAAPAELKPVADIGQPIPNGYALQPQVTKNGEFALWMHNWLLMPIITAISIFVLGLLFWVAFRYRRAANPVPSTTSHNTLIEVIWTLVPVLILVGISIPSIGLLAAQYKPVGKDAVTIKATGNQWFWSYTYPDHGDFEIVSNMLTDEQAKAKGEPRLLGVDNRIVVPVGVPVRVLTTSNDVIHAFAVPALWTKMDAVPGRINETSFTIEKPGVYYGQCSELCGARHGFMPIAVEAVPAAQFAQWIASKGGKMPGSKPAATEPVGTATPQAPAPAAPAPITPAPVAATKG from the coding sequence GTGAGACTGCTGACACCTGTGCTGATCGCTCTCGGGCTGGCGTTTTCTGCCCCCGTGATCGCCCAAGGAACGCCTGTCGCCGCTACGGCAACGGCAACCAATGCGACTGTTGCGGCTACGCCCGCCATCGCTGCACCGGCGGAACTCAAACCGGTCGCCGATATCGGCCAGCCCATCCCCAATGGCTATGCGCTCCAGCCGCAGGTCACCAAGAACGGCGAATTCGCGCTGTGGATGCACAACTGGCTGTTGATGCCGATCATCACCGCGATCTCGATTTTCGTGCTCGGCCTGCTGTTCTGGGTCGCGTTCCGCTATCGTCGCGCCGCCAATCCGGTGCCGTCGACGACGTCGCACAACACCCTGATCGAAGTGATCTGGACTCTGGTGCCGGTGCTCATTCTGGTCGGCATCTCGATCCCGTCGATCGGCCTGCTTGCCGCGCAGTACAAGCCGGTCGGCAAGGATGCGGTGACGATCAAGGCGACGGGTAACCAGTGGTTCTGGTCGTACACCTATCCCGATCACGGCGATTTCGAGATCGTGTCGAACATGCTGACCGACGAACAGGCCAAGGCAAAGGGCGAACCCCGCCTGCTGGGTGTCGACAACCGCATCGTCGTGCCGGTCGGCGTACCCGTGCGCGTGCTGACGACGTCGAACGATGTCATCCATGCCTTTGCCGTGCCCGCGCTGTGGACCAAGATGGACGCCGTTCCCGGCCGCATCAACGAAACCAGCTTCACCATCGAAAAGCCCGGCGTTTACTACGGCCAGTGCAGCGAACTCTGCGGTGCGCGCCATGGCTTCATGCCGATTGCCGTCGAAGCGGTGCCTGCAGCGCAATTCGCACAGTGGATCGCGTCGAAGGGCGGCAAGATGCCGGGCAGCAAGCCCGCGGCGACCGAACCGGTCGGCACGGCAACGCCGCAAGCGCCCGCACCCGCCGCCCCTGCTCCCATCACCCCGGCGCCCGTCGCCGCGACCAAGGGTTGA